ATAAGTTGAATATATGACACTTTTGtcgaaatatgcaaattattttttcattttgttttaattattttatttagcttAACAAATGATTGTATCGGCTGATCCACGCCGAGGAGTGGCATTAATTTCcttgttgtagttgtaattAGTTTTATGACATTTTTGCTTTCGGCAAATGACGAGCGTGTGTTATGCCATGCGCTGCGCATGCGCAGCTTTGTTTACTCAGTTCTTTTGAATTGTTTTGGATTTTGTTATTTAGTTGTTAAAGAATCTACAAAAATACTAATTGGTTGGggtatttgatatatttttagataaatTCCCAGCAATTCGCTACCTGTTTAGTTCAAATGCAACGAAATTGTGTTACGTAACGAAATTTCGTCACGCTCTTAGAATGCAGCAGGTTTTGTTTAAGTTTGTCTTTATTATACGTTATAATATTAGaatgttataaaatataaaaagaatttgGAGTGTAACCACCTGTTTGGAAATTTTGGGTATTTTCAGGGGATGCAAAATGCTttgttttagtttgtttttttttatacgatATAATATCTGAATgctataattaataaaaaaaattagagtgttgccacctgtttggaaattttgaatacaaatttttttgcgACAAAAAAGATTGCAGGGTGAATATCAAAAGatgtataaaatgttttaaaaatctggaaatttatttttggtagagttgccaactattaaaaattatattttaatatttaatatttcatttataaagTTTAAACCATGTGtgctaaaataaagaaaatcctATTGATGGATTATTGATATTGTAGAGGTAAACACTcgtttatacttatgtatgtactcttttagtttttaattaacataaatatgcatatggtCGAGAGTGTGTGTTCCTATTGTTATTCAAATGGCATTCTCTATATTTGTCCAAGTTAATTTGttattatgtataatttttatgtacatttttttcggCTTTAATCAGCTTTTTTGAAGCACGTTTCGCTGTATCTCTAAATCCATGTATGACTACTTTCCGGCAGAACAAAGATTTATTGAAGATTTTAGTTTTGCAAATTATTCGCAACAttgacaaattaataaaagcgGGATAAACGCAAACTTTTTACCCGTTAGATTGCTACCTTGCACTTAAATATCGCATTTACGTGCATACCCTGCGAGAAAATTCCACGCTGACTCGTTGGATAATAGAGCCAATTTATGTTTCATTGTTGTCTgccataaaattgtaaaaataatataaatataacttaataatatactttgttaactttttttctctCACAATTTGGAGGTTAGTTAGCACAAAATTAGAAATCTTTGTTTGTTTGAGTCATAGAAAGATCACAAATCTCCAccttaaatgcaaaacaaagtaTCATCAAAAACTTTGAAATTGAGTCTTTTAAAgcttacgattcactatatcatattagatatatatatgttactaaattttcaacttccgctgtcagatataaccattttataaccaaaactcaaattttgttttaatgtgaACAAACCGCTCAATTCCTCTTTCTTCATTTgtcaacttatgaaaagtggtgtttgcattttaggtgacgaaatGCTCTTAGCCATTActatttcctacagggtatatATAACTCCACCACAAAGAGAGGTTTGTCCAAGTAGTTAATAGTTGCCACAGGCTATAAAGTCCACGCCAAAGTTATCTAAATATGCACTTAAGCATATCGCCATTGTTCATTAGAGTATCTTTCTCACTTTTGTTAATACCCATATATATGCTGATCAGGCAGGTCATAAAAATTTTCGGTAATAACAAAATGTTAAACACACAAATTCTTTTTGCTAAAAAACATTTGATGCGATATTGTGATATAATAAAAAGCTTAGCTTCACCACGCGTCATTTGCGCCTGCGCAGAACTCTAAATTCTCATTATACTTCACACGTAGCCTGAGTAATGACTGAGTACAATTCCTATGCAATTCCTGCATGTCAACATCTAAACAACAGCGGCAAGCGTTGCTGGGCCTAGAGAAGCAATCAAACATTTTTgtgtgttaaaattaaaattggacGTTGAGTACCGAAGACCACACACGCGCGTCAATAGCGTCAATAGAAACAGTAGAAACTGCATattattttttgccaaaaatttgttCTGAATCTTAAATGAATTCGTATCAACAGATGCCAATTTAATTAGATGCAAatggcgttgttgttgtcattggaATTGCTTGGTTTTCTTCACTTAACGGttatgttaaatatttgtaaatgcaaataaatgttGTTTACTAGCCTTTTCAAATTCCATAAAtaacattcatatgtatttttgttaagagctaaatagtatttaaaatttatatttttattttttatttggaacaCACACGTCGTCTTAGGTTGTATTCATTCACAGAAATTTACCTCGAATGAAATTTTAGTCCCAATTAATCCATTTCATGTTTCGAATTTATATACTGCGTGACGTTATCATTAATTTGATGAAGGGTTAATAaagaataaagtaaaattataaaatacaacACTGTCAAACAAAGATTCACTTAATTGTTTTTGATAGAAAAAGTGATGAATTCTGCGAAATTTGTGTACATAGGCTGATAACTTTATAGACATCTCTATAAAACTACCAAAGAAACCCTGTTTGCAATGAGAAAAGTTTATGTCCTATTCCTGAAATAATGGTATAAGTGGGAGGCATAATAAAAGGTTTCAGTATTTCGGTATGACGTTGTTTCGGGATTTTTTCGATCTTCCAcggttataattaaatattttagtaaaattagaCCTAAAGAAACTTCACAGAAAAAATCTGGAAGATTCCATACTAAGAGACTGTAATGTACGAGATCTAATGTTGGTCTCGAAAATGAAAGCATCGCTAATAACTAGGATAGCTTAAGTGAAGAGATCGATACTAagagggatctcacttggagAGCTTAGAATCCTGGTCCGTTATGGTACCTAAACAACTCTTAAGTAATAGATCATAAGATCCTTATAAATCTATATTGCGCTTTGAGCCTACCACAAATTTTATGCTATTTTTAGTGAGCAcagacactccttgactagctttgagtACATAGTTACAGTATTGGCGCTCTGCTGTTGGAGTGAAATCTCACCTCTCTGAAATAGGCTGCACTTCGTAGCTCCATGACTTCTGCGTGAATAACACCACAGTGGTTCGGTAGCTAAAAACTAATATTGACGAGAGCTCTTTACTGAAAACTTCCCCTCCAACCTTCGCTCCTAGCTTCTCCCTTGGCGGTATGTGAGCAGAAAAAAAGCCGTCATGAGTTTCAGGAATGCACCTGAAGGACGAGAGAATTTTGGCTTTTCTTTGTTTGGACCCCTTTATATACCCAGATTCCCTGAGCCTTAGAGCACACTTTGCAGCAATGTACCTACAGACAATGTTCACGGATGCTGTGTTTAAAATGGCATTAAGTGCTATTTTTGGCGTAGTGCGCAGAGCCACTCTTTGGACACGTTCAAACTTCTTAGGAAACGCAGCCTTGCCGAGCACCTTCCACCTGACGAATAGGACATAGAACATTACTAGCTTGAGAGACAGAGCCAAAACACTAATATATAAGGCAACCTATGCAATTATCTCTCCTCAATATTTGGCCTCCATGAAAACTTTCTAATAAGGACAAGCCCTAAATATTTCATCTTATCAACAGGTGGAAGATGTGAACCCTCGAAAGAGGAGAGAGGCACTTTAAGGTTCTTATACCGTTTAGTAaattaaactatttaattttttaaacttgcatctatgtttatattaaaaacaaattgttcgcCACTTAACAGATCATTAAGTCGAGAAGAGTTAGTATTAACTTAATCCAGTCAAGACAGGAAAAAAAAGGCTTGCATACAATGGAAAAAGTTTTGCTAGTTCTTTCCAGCCAACTTTTTTAAAGATCTTTAAAACCTTTGGATGCCCATGTAACTCTCGTGGCCTGATGTAAAAAATTCTGGGCCCTTCTTTGAGTTAGTTgctaaagaaaacattttttcggCTTAATAACTGTAATACGTGTGAAttccaatattttatttcaaataaaccaAAAGTTCGCAATTTACATTTACTAAAGAGGCTTATTATCAAACTTATAAAAGACCATACCAGAAtacaatcatatacatataccacaAGTacgtatattttctttatattactgTGCTTCATATACGACAACACAGCTGTTGAGGGAGCGGAAAGCAAACGGCACTTGAATACTTGACATCGATCATAATTATTGCAACAGCGCATTCCCAtgcaatacacacacatatatatatatatgtatatatataaacagttatttaatacacacacacataagcagtAGCGTAAATGTTTTATTGACAATCGTTTTtgcttgcttgttgttgttggtgcccTAAGCTGCGGCGCTTGCCTGATTGCGGCTGCCAGCAGACCATTCTTTTGTGCAGCAGCAGCATAAATCACCGAAAAATAAACGAAAGAGCCACATTTGTAGCATATATACATGAGAGGTGTTGTAGCAGTTCAGGCGTTTACACGTGTGCGATGATGAATTGCGTTTTTTGCCTTCGCGCCACGGCTATTACAAGCTGCTGGGTTCATTTAGTTGTGCTGAAATTCGCAAATTCGCACTTTTAACAGCGAGTCGCCGCTGTCGCCGTCACCGCCGCTGCTGCCGTCGCGCTGTCTTTGTTGCTGGCTAGTAACTACTTatgcattgttgttattattattgttagctGTTTGGGTGACGAATGGACTGCAAGCAAAAAACtaactaaatttatttcgaTTTGCAATTTTGCCGAacttcacattttattttaaaatttattttcgaaaaataaaaaactcaaaaactgcCAGGCTCAAAACTAAAGTCGTGCATGCAGTTCTCGATTACCGTTAAGGTTGCACTTAAAGCgtttgcttaatttttaatttcacgcTAAACTAATATTTGTATATCGGTCAAAGAGTGCGTGAGTTTGAGGTTATGATTTCGTATGATTTTGccatcttcttttttttttctacagTGTGGTCTGCATGCGGATGTGcatgatatatttttaatatcttacTCTTTAGCTGCTTTAAGTTTTGCTTACATTTATGTGACATTGTCCCAGTTTATGGTTTCGACATATCGAGAAGTATCacctttatttgttgttgttattaatgtctttgatttttaatgttttttcatgTATGTTCTTCAGTCGCTTGTATCGCTTTTGTTTTCCATATTCATAAATGTGTAGAGccgtacatatatagtatatgtgtgtgcgtgtgtgagtgtcCGTGCTGTTTGCCTGTTTAATTTGCGTACGCGACGAGTTGACTTTTTGGCGGTGCGTATTTGCATACGCGGCGCTTGTGACCGACCGGATGGTCTGAGCCTGTTTTTGATCTTCTTCTGAGCATATTATTAGTTTGTCTGTTATTgccttttttttgttatttgagcaatacataaattttggtgataaaaaatattggaaatagaCTAAAATAGTTAATATTGTGCGACTGTTTTTCGATGTGCGCGATCAGTCTGCTTGCGGGTTTTAAGAAGTGCGGATTATGTAACGCGGAAGGTTCTTGCCTTAGCTTGCTGTTCGATTCTGGTGATTGGCTTAATTTACAtgaatacataataataatacttaagATGAATATGAATTAGTTATTACATCACTTTtgaattttagtaaaataatatattaaaattttcgaatactGCGAAGTCTGcgatatgcatacataaaaccgtgtcttttataaaaaaaaaataaatgagtgcaaaaaaaaacaaaaaaatgaaaagaaaacaattttatagaaaaattttttataaaacaaaattgtggaaaaatattttatagaaacaAATTAAATGTTCAGACAAACATAAATCTATGGTTTGAGAACAAAAAAACGTACTCAATTTAAAGCATGTGTGATTGTGTTATTTAACttcaaattgttaattttttggaaattttaattacaattctCTAAAACTGCTGCAAAATTGAAGATCTTGCATATTTTGTTCTTCTAACGCGTTTCATTCAAtacgttttgaaaaaataaaataaataaatcctaTTAAGAGGacaaccaaaaaccaaaaaaaatcaatgacaattgcatattaaataaaatgaaaattatttcgaaattaagttCTTACATGGGTTCCcctaacaaaaaattaatatatttttttttatataaataaggaaacatttcatttaaactttttattattcaaaagatACATActattttacaataattttctgaaaatttcaaaggaaaatacCCAAACATCGGCCATTACGATACCATTTCCGGCAGACTCTCGGGAAAAAGGTGCCACCGCGTCGGCAGAAGAACGTCTTAAAGGATCAtcaacaataaaaagaaaaaaaatacctgTTTTAATTAAGAGCATAAACTAGGTATTGacgaaggaaaaataaaaagaattgagAATTGTATTTTACGCAGgcgtttttacaaaaaaaatgcaaatgtttatgaaattttttttccatttcttttaataattgtaATTGATTAAATAAATCCTTTATTCAAgaccttttttttacaatttcattaagattagTTAAATAGTTTGCAGGAAATCTGAACAATCGACTTTGAAAGCattgtttcgaaaaaaacgcgattaaatttttaagtgcCTTTACAGCTGATCCCAAACGTGCAACTTATCAAGGCTGTAGCTCCAAAACTATTTCCCAGATCAACTTGAGAATTTAGGGGAAGGTCATAGTGATGTTCTAcaattaaataagacaatatattttttatctttgtttttttttctttgaattcgTGAAACCcttgtaaccccttaaataaaattacttagaATCTCCAAAGTGAGTTCAGTCATATTAACTTTACAGAAAATCTTCATCTGAAATTATGTGTGTGGACTCAGCGAAGTTTGCCATAGTTGATTACGAGACtgagttatataaaaaaattatcgatcTCTTCTTCAAAGAAATAATTCTATAAATATAGACTCTTCTTCTTTTTGCCGTAGGTACTGCCTCACAGCGGTTATATCCAAGTGTCCAACAGCatgccagtcgttcttccttttcgctgtttgtcaccaattggagattccaagtgtagccaggtccttctccacttggtctttccaacggtttggaggtcttcctctttctctacTTCCCCCTGGGACGGGTACTGgtagagtgttttcatccattctgaCGACATGACCATCTTTAACTTCTGGCCATTAGCAgtcatctgtcagttaagttctggatAGCTTAATCAAGACTTCTTctttcggtaaaaaaaaaacatttttttaaccagaacttaactagCAGATCGCTGCTAACCAAACATTGAGAAAAGACACAGGTGTTATAGATTATTTTACTTAggattttttgtgttgtagtcAAAGGGTGCAAAAGTCCAACCACCACCATTTACCATactaaaatgataaaaaattttaactcagATTCGTAAACAGGACACCTCAAATACTTCCACAGATCCTAGCACATTCGTCGCAAATTTTTCATTCAGAATTGTTGAGTAGTGTAATAgggtttcaataaaaattatttgaaagcgAACGACTCTCCGTATGTAATATGAAGAATGAATCTCGTATATAAATCCTTCAGCCGTTCAGAGCTGGCTTAAAACTATTAGCTTCCTACTTGTCTCATAACCTAAACTAATGTAGCACAAATaagacaaaatatataatttctctAGTTATAAATCATACCGAATCAAGTTTGAGATTCAACATAGAATatagtttatttaaaacaagaaaaaataataattgcgaTCGCACCGAAGCTATAAAGCTTTTAAAAGAAGGAATTCCAGATTTATGATAAAGACCacatttcgtgaggatatctttacaaacaaatacattttccatacaaggactggaCTTGGAgtttcagtttgtttggcaacTAAATGCTAGTCCGTTATTggtggttccgacaaacgaAAAACTGCTTGTAAAAAAAGTAGGAGTGCGAAACAGAACGATATTTCAATAACTGAAGGACTATTGGCGTGtaaacagacggacatggctataATTAGTCAGCTCGTCTAATTgatgaaatataatatattttatagagtccGATGTTTTCTTCTGGGTCCTACAACcaaatatattcttatatatataagaatatcAAAGTCCAAGAATTATCTTTTTCTAAAGATCTTTATAATACGAATGAGAAATATAAAACTCTTCATCTGGCACTTGGAACCTATACTAGAAAATAGCAACAATCACATCGATTTTAGTGACTTTTGATTAATTACTCGTTTAATTCAATGCAAATTTTAgcgaataaattatttacaatgtGGGTTCCCCTAAAGAGGGTGGATTTTCCAAAGCAATCACGAAATTCCTAACGTCAGCAactaagtaataaatatttacatattttaacagTGTAAAaggcttttttaaaagttatgatTTCTGAGTAAATCACATAaggaacaaataaaaattaatgagataagatgtaaataagaaataaagcgGCAACTACTTTTGCTAAGGTAATATGAGCACTTTGAAAGGCAATTGGAGAGCAACACATGTCATAGACCGCTTTTAGCCAGCGCTTGATTAACAGACTATTGggattaatttatataaatatgtacaaaaaaataattacaagcTTAAACgtatttctaaaacaaaaaaactactcCTCTCAATGTTTGATGAAATATTTGCTAATCAATAATCGCCTCTAAGAAGCGTATTTGCTATTATTAGTTAATActacattaaatatttagccTAAAACCAAGGTTATTCTTGCAAATAACCGCTAAATAGTAGATACgtccaaaaaggaaaaaagaaaaaccaacaacaaacacacagtacatatgtatatttgcatatttaatcAAGCCTATTTAACTAATGAACTTTTAAGTGCTTCAACTGTGAAGAAAAAACTATTTCACAATCAAATATTGATTTAAGCATTTTTACCTTTTGTGCGTTCTTTTCACACCAAAAAAACGACATTGACGCTAATTAACAGTGAACACATTTCTCTGTATACTTTCAGATATTTCCGTTGTGTGTGAATTTCCGGAAGTCTCTCACTTAACAAAACTAAACCAAACTATTTAAACcgtaattaactgtaatatcaATATAGTTTGCAAAATGTCAGCTGTACGAATGAATGATACGAATACGATTGTTGATCGTATGGTCAACTTTCTGGTGGAACATGAGGACATGCGTACCAAGAGCTGGTTCCTGTCGAATGCGCCCGGTCCGCTCTTTATGATTTTGGCCGGTTACTTGTATTTCTGTTTGTATGCGGGGCCACGCTACATGCGCGATCGCAAGCCGTTCGAGTTGAAAAACACGCTGTTGGTGTACAATGCTGTGCAGGTGCTGTTCAGCTGGGTGCTCTTCTATGAGGTAAGTATGCGGAAAGCAATTGATAAAGCTGAAAATTCTCACacattttcgttttgctttgCAGGGTTACAAGGCCGGCTGGGGTGGACACTACAATTTCCGTTGCCAACCGGTCACCTATGCGACAGATCCGATTTCCATGAGGGTAGGTGATGCATGAAAGAACGAAAGTGTCATAATACCGAGCAGTCATTGGTTGCGTAATAGTGTTTAAGAAAAGCAAACGCTTTGGAGTAGGTCGTAACACCAGTTCGTACGTGACCAAAACAGGTTACACGCGAATAAAACTCtagttttttttcattgatatgtTAATAGAGCACTTTAATTCAGGTTCAGAAGACGTTTGTGAGCTCATGAAATTTAGAACGCTTCAGTCATCTTTTTAGTAGagtttcttattattattcCGTTATTTCGAAAAACAAATGAGTTATTCAGCCAGTTAATAGTAAAacccatctgatcaaatttgtcCCGGACTGATCCATATAAACCGCGCACGAAACCCGAATCGATGAGAAACGCGAAAGATTTATCTGAAGTTTGTAAGACCAATTATGTTCTACTGTGCAGTAGTATGGTGAAAAGGTATACGGAAATTCAGTGCCAAACCGTTACCGTTCCCACTACAGTCGGGTCTACATAACTGGAACGGACCCAGTTTTTTATCCGGCCTAGGACCGttaactcggcagaattctgttgctacaacaacaccaactagAGTTAATCTGCCACCGATATAGCTCTTCGTCGGACCACTCCAGTATATTTGAGGCAGAGCTCTCTGCTATTGCGAAAGTCACGTAGCTAGCCTCTAATGCACCAGCAGACAACCTAGTATTGCATATCAGCCAGAAGTGTCTTCAGGAGCAGAGCAGcggtggaaagtgttgccagaagcactCGGTGGCAGATCCCCTAGGCATTGAGGGCAATGAGATAGTGGATGAGATTGTCAAGGGTGGTGTCTGtcacccgaaaacgtgatcaacattggaaaacccatgcttgtctatacgacgatctgcaCAGAAACATGGTGAGGAAAATTAAAACACGATGGAACAAGCTACCTGGTGGCAAAACTATAGAAGTCATGTGTAAAACGGTAGACCGAaagtaaacacaattttttactgACAATCAATTGAAGAAACTGCAGGAACAAGATCGGGATACTAAATGGTCACCGTCTAATGGCGACACACGCGCCAAGAATGGGGCTGATTGAGGGAgaaaattttgcagaaaatgTCAAGGGTAAGGCACCAGTGAAACAATGGAGTATCTCTTATGCACTTTTCCCGCATTGGTAAGGCTATGCTCCAAGTATCTGGGGGCCACACGGTATGagacactggaagaggtatcgatagtgaggccacagagaaCGTCAtcgagtagaggtcgcaaaaaAGATGCTTGACAAAACAGCTGAGGACACTACATGCATGAGATTTGGGTTGATGAATATAATGTCGAAACTGTTCAACCATTTTGGGAATGGTGCTCCAAATAtgagccaaaaccaaaaaaactaaagttcgctgaaggcactgaagTCCATCCCAGCAGAAAATAAGATTCACCATTGGAATACTTGAACGAGCATTGGCTCAGAAACCTATTTTGAAACCGATAGTAaggattttgtttaaaatacgAGAAAATGTAGGTTTTTGGCGgtctgggtcaaatttgatcatatggtatATTTTACAAAAGGCTAATTTTATGTTTACATATAAAGTACCATGAATATTCGTTTATCCGATCGTTTCGTTTGTACTATTATAGTTTACGCCATATAAGTATTTCGTCTAATGAAAAGGTTTCTAAGAAGAGTCTATGAATATGGAGATTCTAAATATGCAATTAAGTTTTGTTGGGTTTATATGTCATGGAAATTATATAATCTGATTGGTGTGTTCTTCTCAAGTGGaagcgaaaattaaaattttaacatctACACAATATTTTATAGACCACGACCATACTAATGAGCTTGATATCTTGACAGCGTACTtggaattttatatatgtatataaatgttcgatatatatgtatatatacaaatggtgtagtgtatacatatatacatatgtcatatcTGTTTCTATATCTTTCGCAGATGGCGCGCGCTGTTTGGTTGTACTACATTGCCAAACTCACAGAGCTGCTCGACACCGTGTTCTTCGTCCTGCGCAAAAAGCAACGACAAATCTCCTTCCTGCACTTGTAAGTAACgccaaacatatgtacatattttcatagCAGCTGTGTGACATTGAGAAATAATCAAACTTCTTCTCGCCTCAGGTACCATCACACCCTAATGCCCGTTTGCGCTTTCGTGGGAGTTAAATATTTCGCCGGTCGGTTTCTTTTAAACTTAAACGctcactttattttttatttttgatcttttttttgtttaaatttgtttcatagGCGGCCATGGCACACTGCTCGGCTTCATTAACTCTTTTATACACATCATCATGTACGCCTATTACTTGCTCTCTGCCATGGGTCCCAAGGTACAGAAGTACTTGTGGTGGAAGAAATACATTACCATTCTGCAAATTGTAAGTTGAACTTTCGTTTTCTAGTCTATTTTCATATGCAGTTCAATTCACTGAGTGTGTCTTCTTACAGATTCAATTCTTGATCATTTTCGTGCACACCCTACAAATTCAATTCCAACCCAGCTGTAATTTCCCAAAACCAATTGCTGCTCTGCTCACCTTCAACGCCGGCCTGTTCACCTACATGTTCAGCTCCTTCTACATTAAGAACTACAACAAGGAGGCTGCCCTAAAGGCCAAAGCGGACGCCGCTGCTAAACAGGATTGAGCTGTTCTTTTCACCCACTTTGCTgttctatatatttatttctcaatATTTTGGGCACTTTTCTACTACGTGCTGACTTTAGACACTGAACACTTAGGTACATAACTCAAAACCATCTAGTTGGTCATGCGACAGTTGCTGCTGGATTTGAGCTCTTCAAAACGCGGCGAAAGTGTCTTGCCTCTGAAAAAGCATTTTGACTGTTCGAGTTCGAGTTGCTTAATCGTCGTTTATAgttttgttatatacataaatattgtgAGGGGAGCTGAAATTTATACGGAAAATTTTAAAGGGTAGttaatgtacgtatgtacagtAGACTTGTAGATTTGTAGATAGTAGTTGTACGCctccatgtacatacatacacatacgtatatagtatatatatgtatatttagttaaGAGTTAGTTTAGTAATCTGTAATCATAAGTGTAAATTGTAGTGGCAATTACTTCGTGCATTAGCATATAGTAATTTGAtaaacagaaaaatatatatttaagttatataACGATCGCTGCGCTTTTGCTAAGAGCCCATTCGCCTCACGCCGAGTCCATAATTCGATATTTGTTATCGTACAATTTTGAAAGTGCAATCGAaccaaatattttgctttagtTTAATTAAGGTTAAAATATGCAATCATTGCTTGATTTTTATATACCCTCAACgacccacacgcacacacacatacatactatttaCATAATTATGTTTATGTAATGGTAATCAGCATCAGATGCACACCTTAATTCCTGTTTCGTCACCGCAGACTTGTACAAcgattaaaattatataatattaatgttTGAATTCTTTTTGGAATCTTTCAC
The sequence above is drawn from the Bactrocera tryoni isolate S06 chromosome 1, CSIRO_BtryS06_freeze2, whole genome shotgun sequence genome and encodes:
- the LOC120778670 gene encoding elongation of very long chain fatty acids protein AAEL008004 → MSAVRMNDTNTIVDRMVNFLVEHEDMRTKSWFLSNAPGPLFMILAGYLYFCLYAGPRYMRDRKPFELKNTLLVYNAVQVLFSWVLFYEGYKAGWGGHYNFRCQPVTYATDPISMRMARAVWLYYIAKLTELLDTVFFVLRKKQRQISFLHLYHHTLMPVCAFVGVKYFAGGHGTLLGFINSFIHIIMYAYYLLSAMGPKVQKYLWWKKYITILQIIQFLIIFVHTLQIQFQPSCNFPKPIAALLTFNAGLFTYMFSSFYIKNYNKEAALKAKADAAAKQD